In Mustela erminea isolate mMusErm1 chromosome 8, mMusErm1.Pri, whole genome shotgun sequence, a genomic segment contains:
- the LOC116597046 gene encoding protein UXT-like, translating into MATSPKRWALEATREKVLRYEAFICDVLQQDLRKVLDHRDKVYEQLAKYLQLRNVIEQLQEAKPSELYMQVDLGCNFFFDTVVSVTSRIYVALGFPAK; encoded by the coding sequence ATGGCGACGTCCCCTAAACGGTGGGCGCTGGAAGCCACGAGGGAGAAAGTGCTGCGCTACGAGGCCTTCATCTGTGACGTGCTACAGCAGGACCTGCGAAAAGTGCTGGACCATCGCGACAAGGTATATGAGCAGCTGGCCAAATACCTCCAACTGAGAAATGTCATTGAGCAACTTCAGGAAGCTAAGCCCTCAGAGTTATATATGCAGGTGGATTTGGGCTGTAACTTCTTCTTTGACACAGTTGTCTCAGTCACTTCACGAATCTATGTGGCCCTTGGATTTCCAGCAAAATAA